The DNA segment GTTGACGTGCTAAGTCACCTCTCTGCCACCTGTTTTAAGTTCTTCAACCTCTGTTGTCAGGCaattcaacatttttcttttctacttCTTATAGCACAACCTTAACTCACAGAACTCTAAGGATAAATTTAGGTGCTTTTGTTATTACTGGCCGATGTTAATTCCTTAGATCCAcactctgtgtttgtggaaaCGATACTGGATGGTGAAAGCAGgatgtttcagtttgtttgggaTGCAGAAGAGATTCTGTCCACCTTTTGCTCTTTCTCTGCTTTATAGGCCTCGTGCCTCAGACACCCAAAGCACAACCAACGCCATCTGTCCATCGGTCGGTATGAACAAGCTTTCTTTGCAGAGTCATGCCGAAATCTCTTACTTTAGGTTACCAAGAATGTGAAATGGCACTTTCTGgttttatttaacattaaagATTGTAATTGacactttaaacattttctgttaAACCACTGCTGTGCACGCACACAGAATCCAACCTTTCAGCAGAGAATGAGTCTGGGGGGTTTTaaaaatatggaacaaaatTTTCAGGGCTATTGTTTGTCAGCACTTGAGCaaatatgatttattttattattttctttttgttaatgaTGAATAACAGCAGTCAGAGATTTTAGAGAGCTTTCAGAGCCATTTGGTGCTTTTTGCGTAAAATATCAAACATTCACCAAATCTGCAGGTGTCTTGTCGTTATCAGTTTTGAATctacaaaaattacaaaaagtcaaaaagttTCTTGACTTTTTCTCTGGTCTTTTATAAGTTCAAtcattttgggggattttttcaTTACAAATGCATTAGACCAtctgtcattaaaaacaaaaaaactcttaGAAATCTCCCCAGaacttgtttaaaacaaaaaattaaatacacaaaGTTTAACCTGGCCCAATCAAGCATAACATTCAAccactaaaacatttttcttccatGGAgcaacaatggtaaatgattgCAATTTGGTGTTATAATCAAAAAATAATTGCTTTACTATTTTATTGCTTGGATAATgataattatttatattattttgcaTTAAAAGTATTGAGCATTAAGTATTAAGCTCTTGATTAGAGAGCTTTTGCATTCTGGTGATCGAATAAATATGTTAAGCACATGTAGCTCTAAATGGCTAACATAAAACAATTTCACcgtaaataaaaccacaaagaAATCAGACTGGCTTAATGAGAAGACACTTCTTTATAGTTTCAATCATTAGCTCTTAAAcactacatttacatttttaaagtttatgAATGTAATCGGACTTACCTGACCAGAACTTCAGATGATCGTCCTCTAACATCTGTGACTGTTGTGCCTTTAAAGATTCATTATGGATGGAGAAAAGCACACCGCATTTATTTCCTTCCTGTCTTCCCTCGAACTTGCATCAGCTGCCTCTCTTACATCGAATATTAGCTCATAGATTCAGTTTGCTTCCTCATCACACCTGAGAGCAATATCTTTGGGAGATAAGGGACATGTCTTAAAGATTAAAATATTGTCTTTGATTATTTTAACCCCCCTTTTTATTACATATGTAACAAGTTCTTGTTTGAGTTTTTGATATCTGGAGAAAATCTGGTCTGAATTGGAATGTACTTCAGTTTAAATAATAAGACTGATGGtgtggtctttttttgtttgttggtttgttgtttCAGAAAATCTGGATGAATcctgcaggattttttttcacttaggtaaaatgtaaacatgcaGTAACCTATGGAAATAAAATTTAAGCACAGTGATGAACAAAATGAGAAGGTGTGACTCACCTGGACTAATCTATCATATTCTGTGGCCTTTGATGCTTAAAGACACACCATTAATAGTCATATCAATACTGCAGTAGTTCTGTTTTTTGAATGTCCACAACAAAGCAGTCTCTCCAGTGTTTAATTGGTTTTCGCACTTCACCAAAACGTCAGGtcctttggggttttttcttatCGATGGTTATGCTAACtggttgttattttcttttctgtgctgGGTGTCCCAGTCATTTATTTCTGCAATGGGCTTTAGAGTGAGGAGTGCACAACTTATCTAATGTCTTCAGACTTGAAGGAGGGACTTTTTTATGAAATGAATGTTCAGCAGTTAATAAAAGTGTTtgacagttttaacagtttgtggtgatttttgttttcctcacaAGAAGTTCACAAACAATAATTTAgtcaagaagaaagaaaaatgcattcaTGTTTTGGTGTGGCAGACCGTCAGTTCTGTCCTTACaacgtatatatatatttaaattacaTGTACCAAATGAAAGTGAAGTCAGTAAAGAAGTGTGCGTCTTCCTTTGGCTGATCGCTCTAgtggtcaccacagcagatctgGTTTTCCTCTTTACCTCccgcctggcagctccatcttcaaaatcctttgtccagtatattcaccatccctcctctgcacgtgTCCAAACTATTGAACATTCACATCTCACAACTTTGTCTtcaaactgctcaacctgagccgtccctctgatgtactcctGTCTAATCCTGTGCATTCTGGGCACTCCCAgtgaaaatcttaacatctgCATCTCGGCCTCCTCTGGCTCCACTttgtgactttttgtcagcGTCACTGTCTCCAAATACATCATACCTACCGTCATTGTTTTAATTCTTGGTGCTGTCCATCTGTCACAAATCAGCTCTGACATCCACCCACTCTACCTTGAAAATACTCTTCTTCACCTTCTCTTATGTTCGCATGCTCATTTTCTACATTTATCAGCTCTTCACAGGACTCTCCCACCTTCTCAGCACACTCTGACTTGTTAGCACATTTCTATTTCTCTTTGATCACCCTAACCTTCTGTTCTTTCTCTCGCTGATTTTGAATTATGACTGTAAAATATCTGATCTGCTAGGTTTAAGTTTACTGTTATTacaattatttaaacaaatacaGTTAAAATGTAGAAATCACTCCACTTTCCCTTGAGAAAAGTATGTCATTATTGTATTATCTGGACTAAGAAGTATTTTCTTTACTGCAGTTCAATTTCATTCacttaaatttgtttttggTAGCGTATGTGGGCTTCCATATAGGGTGGACAGGTCATGCTTTGTAGGCTCAGTTTCGTAGACACGGATTAAGCCTAGAGGCAGGATAAAAGAAACATTCAGGGAAGTTCTCCAATGAAAAAAGGCTAAATCCATGTCTGGGAAACCAAGCCTGAGAGATTTGCATTCAGATTTAATGAAtgcaaaactctgtttttgcactGAGGCTCCTGCAGTGTTGTGCATTAAGAGTCATTTCACACCCTCATCATTGTCAAAATCTCTGATCATGTCCACAATCCTGGTCGACAAGCCAAGTCTATCGAGCATGTTAGGTCCATTATGTCTGTTTACCTTCAGTCACATTTGAACCATCTAAACGAGTAAGATTACTGTTTACCCTTTGCCATGTTGCCCCCTAAAAAGCTGCTTATTAACTGAGCCAGTGTCATCTAAGGATTTCATCACTATCACCGACTGTCAGCTGCAAATATCAGAACCTCAAAGTTCTGACAGTAAACACTCTTTACTGTATGCCCAGCACAGACAGCATTCATAATTGATGCTGAAAGTGGCCAACTGAATACACCTCCACTGACTGTTGGAGCTTAATGTGGCTGATTGACTGGCTGATAAGAAGGAAGATGTTTGTAAGAACAACAAATGAGCCAGTGATTAAGTATGTCTGTGTATAGAACTGAAGAGCAGCTCAAATTCATCTGCAGttaatgtttagttttgttGCACAGCTGAGTAGAAAAGCTTCTTTCAGAAATTACTTTCTCTTGCAAGTCTCCCTGCTCACCACTAGGTGCTGCATAAAGGTTTTCAGAGTCAGACCCACGTGATTTTGTCACATGGAAGATGTAGTTTGCATAGCATCGCTGCATTATAGTGCAGGTGACGACAGATTAGTTGTCAGAGTGGCTGTGGGCTGATGTGGTGATCATGGCTGAGGATGTGGCCGTGTCAGAGGAGATCTTAACAGATGGTCTCACTCTGCTGGTGAACATGGGCAAAGTTCTCCTGCAGAACGCCAAGGAGGAGGCAGCAGGTAGGGCTGATCCTAGTCGCAAACCCTGTTGAAAACCTTTCACACTTTAATGTGTGTTGCTACCAGAATATCTAAAAACTTCCTAGAAATGTATGTTTATGCTTTGTTAAAGTTTTGTTCTGCCTCTTTTGTAATTCGGCATATAAAATATGCAAATTatcatttaactttttttttaatggaaactTTATTACTGGGTAataaccctgtgtgtgtgttatggctGTTTTACAAAGAAgtaaaaccacacacaaaaaaacaaaaacagaacaataatTATGTCTATGTTTGTCTGCCGAATTGAAGAAAAGATATTTTTATAATAAGCTGATGCTTTATCTTCGTTGATTAACTGCTTTATAACAGTCCCTAACCTTAAGAGTATAAGAATGCAAGAAATTTGAATGAAGTCTGGGTTTCCTATTGAATATTTTATAACTTGGCTTCTGGAGCCTTGTTACTGGATTAAAGGGGCCTGCTGGCATGAAGGTGGTGTAATGTAATCCCCGTCATGCCTATTGCCAACACAATGACATTGCACAAACAGCTTGACCCTGTAACTGTGGCCCTTTGTTCTCATGCAGACTCTTTGGAGAATTTTGTCCCACATAAAATCACCACTTTATTCGGCCTGATCACAGCTGGAGCTAGATTCTACAGCAGGTAGGATTTGGCCGTAGACGCTTAAAGAAGCACATTTGTCTGTGTCCTTATGAGAAAAATAATAACCGTTCAATCTGTTGAGCAGCattgaagttaaaaagaaatgtgaagCGGAGGCTGTTTGGCAGAAGTCTTATCAGTAAGTATGTTTAAATAGCAAGCTGAAATAAAATGccatttatattttgtgtgGGTGATATAGAATTTTTCTATCCTTATTCCTTCTAGCATTTGAATTCAATGACACCATTATGccatattaaataaatttaataaaatgatgttTATTGAGGCAAACGTATGAGGTAGACCGTGATAATCCCAATACACTGTGGAACAACTGAGAGAAAACACAGATGATGAAACTCTTCTTTTGTCCCACTTGTAACTGAAAACGTTACCAAAAACATCCCCAAATTTTTAAGActtctcttttttgttattaAGTCAGCTTCTACTTCACAAACCGCAAATGACGAAAGGCTCTTCACAGCTATGGTTGCCAAATAAATCTTTAACAGCATTTAGCCACATACCAAGCTGAAGTTATTGCTTTACTAGTTTACAACATTTACATCATGTAACATTAATCACCTACAAGTGATCTCGAATAAAAACAGCTGGAGAAAAGAATAGCTCTTATTTACTTTAAGATAAATCCATCTGCAGACCCAAGATGTGTCAGTAAGTGTATGTTGCTTCATTTTTGTTAATGCTGAAAAGTCTGGCCCTTTGGGAAACTGCTGTATTCTGCAATCTACAGTCTTGAGCAACCCCTCATGTTTATATTCTGCTGTAACCTCCTAGGACAGgagtccccaatcccagtccacgagggccggtgtccctgcaggttttagtaaatggtaaaatttgtatagcgctttactagtccctaaggaccccaaagcgctttacatatccagtcatccacacactggtgatggcaagctacattgtagccacagccaccctggggcgcactgacagaggcgaggctgccggacactggcgccaccgggccctctgaccaccaccagtaggctacgggtgaagtgtcttgcccaaggacacaacgaccgagactgtccaagccggggctcgaaccggcaaccttccgattacaaggcgaactcccaactcttgagccacgatcgccctttagatgtgtccttgatccatcacagctgatttaaatggataaattaccttctcaacatgtcttgaagttcttcagaggcctgttaatgaactaatcatgtgattcaggtgtgttgatccagggtgagatctaaaacctgcagggacaccggccctcgtggactgggattggggacccttGTCccaggacctggcgtccacatatgtggacatcacattttgggttatttagaccaaaattttgctctacaagggcctgatatccacttataaGGACATTACattgccactgttctatcgaaattttaaacgaatatcctcatatgtggctctcatttttcttagaaacaaaaagtcaggtaaaaaaaaaaaaatctggtagttctttgtttttacattcatcgggccccaatcagcccaaatatcaaagagaaattaaaaatgcatgccgtggaagaggtcaggtcttaggaggttaaagcaggCAGACTCTCctgtaatgttttttctttagacattttcttcttcattttctctcatttttagTCCAGTTGTTGCATCTGACCAGTTTCAGAAGTATGTTTAAGCAATTTAACTTTCAATCATAAAAGGGTACATAACAGATGAACcattgttgtgtctacacacagTAGAGAActtagtaaaataaataaataaatagtgtttttaggcactttgttacatCTTTATAGGAATCTGAAAAATGCCCAAAATAACACAGCTTAAAGAAATTCCAAGAACGCTGCCTAAGAGAATTCAGGCTGTGTGAAGAAAAAAGATGATCATATCACAGATTGACTTTTAAGataattaaaattgtaaaaactctgtttttgctcaTACATTTGCTTATATTTCAATAGACTGATGCACCCGTTTgacattttcctagcaaaatatgaaaaaattagGATGGatttaagacttttgcactgaATTGTAACTCCTTAGAGCATCATGTATAAAACACGCAGTATTAGCTCAGCTGCACTCAGTGCTGTTATGATGCTGACTGATAGATCTTGGATGAACGACAGTGGTGCTGACTGAAGCTCTATCACCAaacttgtgtgtttttccagcCATGCAGCAGTGAGAGAGCAGGTGCAGGAGCTTCAGCAGCTGGAGGTGTGTACAAGTGCAACTGTTATTTCTTCTTATTGTTATAttatccttatttatttatttttgagctACACAAACTTAAAATTAAGCTTATCTGGTTGAAATGAGTTTAAACTAAACCCATGACCAGTTCCTTTTGAACACTTTAAACTGtctatttctttgtgtgtgtttgtgcttgcaGAAAGAGTGGGACTCTTTCCTGGAGAGCGTGGACAAAGATCTGCAGACAACAGATGTGCAGCTGTCTGGAGGAAAGACGGCCGATAGTCTGAGCCCAGAAACTCTATTCACCgatggaagaagtggaaggTAAGTTTGCAAACCCGGCCTGAATGTGGTGCACCAGCAAAAACCAGTTCAGAGCATCAGCTGGTTTGAGGttattgttgtgttgttttttaactgaCCAACCTGGGAAGACCATGTAGGTTTTTTTGTTCCATGAAACCAGAGATTAGTTGTCTTGTGTTGTATTTAAAGGAGTGTGACTCTCAGTCAGTACCTGGGTCAGGGTCAGAACCTGCTGCTGGTTCTCCTCAGACATTTTGGATGACTGCCGTGACGAGACCACGTGACCGAGCTGACGGCCAATCAGGTCAGCGTACCTTTATTCTTATTCCACTAGAAAAAACCATCGCCATACTGAATGAACTCCAACACTGAAAAACCACaggcacacaaaaaacaaaaacacactgttaCTTTTTTATGAAGACAGAATTGGAAATTGAATTACTAATTTAGTCATTTAGTAATCCACAAATTAATTGTTAGGATCAGAACAGAGAAAGCCAAGATTAAGGTTTAAATTCATGAAGGCCAGTTTGTGATGTTAATAGTGGGTTTAAGGtgggcgacagtgggaaggaaaaacacccaCGACCCAAGTTCGCTCATAATATTTTACGTCTTTTTATTACTGCATCTTTTTTATAAGCACTTAGTTTACAAGGACGAAATCTTTGCTGCAAGCACTGAGATCCCAATGAAGCCACAAACAAATCTTTTCTTAGCAAGACAGCCTATAACGTTGTGCTGAAATACCCCTTTTAACTCTTTGAGGCTTCATTCTGTCTACAAAAGATTCTAAGATGTTTTTCCATAGTGGCTGTCTTCACTTAATCTTGCATCCAAAACtggtttaaaacttt comes from the Astatotilapia calliptera chromosome 15, fAstCal1.2, whole genome shotgun sequence genome and includes:
- the selenol gene encoding selenoprotein L, coding for MAEDVAVSEEILTDGLTLLVNMGKVLLQNAKEEAADSLENFVPHKITTLFGLITAGARFYSSIEVKKKCEAEAVWQKSYHHAAVREQVQELQQLEKEWDSFLESVDKDLQTTDVQLSGGKTADSLSPETLFTDGRSGRSVTLSQYLGQGQNLLLVLLRHFGULPURDHVTELTANQALLEARSVRVLVVSFGSVEGAQLWLEQTGCTFDILLDPQRKVYRSFGLGSSYAKVMKFGCLLQYSDYVVANIDFPDFPHRLLEDSYQLGGDFLLDSAGKVLLSHPSKNPLDRPTVEDVLQSVDSAGQSTNSAHKQKL